The genomic region AAGCAGCAGAAAGGATGCTGTCCCTTAGTCGAGCTGTGGTAGCTGGAGTGACCCGTGTTCCAGCTGCTGTTAGCCAAGCTGGAGTTAGCGCTATCACCCGGTTCAACAGCACAGCACAGGTACCTGGCTTATAACTCCTAAATAAAATGTAGATAGTTGCCGGAATTCAAATTTCTTTATGTCATATTCTCCCAGAGTACTCCcaagaaaacaacatttggacCTCTGGCCGATGAGGACAGGATTTTCACAAACCTTTATGGCCGCCATGACTGGAGGTACTATCCCTGATGTGGTTTTAAGCGCCATATTACCGGAAACTCTTCTTCATAATACATTTCTGACAAAAATCCTTACTTGTGCTATATGTTTTAAGGCTAAAGGGGGCATTGAGGCGTGGCGACTGGTACAAAACTAAGGAGATCCTGTTGAAGGGAGTCGACTGGATCCTAAATGAGATCAAAGTTTCTGGTCTGCgaggaagaggtggagctgGGTTTCCAACAGGCATGAAGTGGAGCTTTATGAACAAGCCCAGTGATGGCAGGTCATTGACAAGATTTATCTTTCTGACTGGATAATTCTGATGTTACTCAGTTGCATATAATCTACTATATCAACAAAAATCCGTGACACACTGCACATGAGACATCATACTTTTAATAGACGAGCTATTCGCACCAATTTGCTATGAGTAAAAGtagtggaaggaaaaaaaattaaatttatCCACCTTTTTCTTCCTTGATTTAGGCCAAAGTATCTGGTGGTGAATGCTGATGAGGGAGAACCAGGCACTTGTAAGGACAGGGAGATAATGAGGAATGACCCACATAAGCTGGTGGAGGGCTGCCTGGTTGCTGGCAGGGCCATGGGCGCACGTGCTGCTTACATCTACATCAGAGGAGAGTTTTACAATGAGTCCTCCAATCTGCAGGTAATATCGCAAACAGCAACGGGTCTTTTCAAAGAAATGCTTCGGTTACAACAAACTCTTCACAGGGTTTAACAAAATTGTTTAAAAGTCAAAAACTATGGCACGTAGTTGCATTTGAAGAGTTTGACACCTGCAGTGTCCATTATAGACATTGTGCTCCTCAAATTATTACGGTCAGTTTGTTCAGGTTCATCTATAACATGTGTGATTGTATTTTTAATGCCCAAACTTTTTATTATATGAGCTTAGGTGGCCATCAACGAAGCCTATGCTGCTGGACTCATTGGGAAGAACGCCTGTGGCTCTGGTTATGATTTTGACGTGTTTGTAATGCGTGGAGCTGGAGCTTACATCTGTGGGGAAGAGACTGCCCTCATCGAGTCCCTGGAGGGAAAGCAGGGGAAGCCTAGACTAAAGCCTCCTTTTCCCGCCGATGTTGGTGAGAAAACGCCACAATTGATGCGTTTTTGAGTCTTGGTAATATCCAACTCACCTCTGTCCTTTACCTCAAAGGTGTGTTTGGCTGTCCTACAACTGTTGCCAATGTGGAAACTGTGTCGGTGGCCCCTACCATCTGTCGCCGTGGTGGCTCCTGGTTTGTGGGCTTTGGCAGAGAAAGGAACTCTGGTACAAAGCTCTTCAACATCTCCGGCCACGTCAACCACCCCTgcactgtggaggaggagatgtcCGTCCCTCTGAAGGACCTCATAGAGAGACATGCGGGTTAGTGTTTAGTTGTCTTTAGTTACAGTTATTTagttatttctatattttgatgCAGGCCTTCCTGCTGTGATTATACAGTTGTAATAGTGTCTCCTTCAACATTACAGTGGATGTTTATTACACTActtggtttccatggtgatccTGTAACCTGTGAAGAGAAAACTGTTTCTGGAAAATGAAAATTAATTTTCAGGTTTAGCCTTTCAGaatttcaaagagtttttttgtagtttttaacACCTGTAAATTCTGTTGTATCATTTGGACCAAAGGTTTTTAGTATTTGACTCCTTAGAATTAATCACTTCTCGTGGGATCAAAACATTGTGTCTCATTAAGGTTAATTGGTCTTTTATCATGAACTTTTGTAATGGAAATACCTTGTTCTCTAGAACCAAgaaaatttgtaaaaaaaaaatcaatcaaaattaTCATGTATTTGTTCTAAAACAGCAATATTAATTTGAAAACCAAACTGTCTTGTAGGTGGAGTGCGAGGAGGCTGGGATAACCTGCTAGCAGTCATCCCTGGTGGCTCCTCAACGCCCCTCATTCCCAAGAACGTGTGTGAAGAAGTGTTGATGGACTTTGACGGCCTCATCCAGGCTCAGACTGGCCTGGGTACGGCTGCACTCATCGTCATGGACAAATCTGTaagtttctccctttttttagtATAGATAGTCCATCCAAACACTCATGAAAGGGTTTGCTAAAGGGGCTGGATCCTTTGTGTACAGACGGACATTATCAGGGCTATTGCTCGCCTGATTGAGTTCTACAAACACGAGAGCTGTGGCCAGTGCACCCCCTGCAGGGAGGGTAGGTGTTTCACCAATGTGGTCTTTTCTAAGCAGGGATTTATTTTCCTGAGCGTAATGGTGCGCGTCGACGGACCGTCTGTTCTGTTTCTGTAGGAGTGGACTGGATGAATAAGATGATGTGGCGCTTTGTGAAAGGCGACGCCCGGCCTACGGAGATCGACATGATTTGGGAGCTCAGCAAGCAAATTGAGGGACATACAATCTGTGCCCTGGGAGACGGTGCCGCTTGGCCAGTGCAGGTAAACCTGTGTCCTGTTATAATCATTGCTGAAGTGACATACAATGCAAACATAGCCACACTGGGCTTTAACAGATGAATGTTACTGATGCTATCTGCATCCTCTGGAATGTTTTGTGGAGATGTACCGAAAGCAGCATTAAATCTTGTGAAAGgtaatgtttgttttctcttgtaTTGTCAGGGCTTAATAAGGCACTTCAGACCCGTGATGGAAAGTCGAATTTCTGAAAACCAGCAACGGCAGCAGGCCAGAGCTTAAATGCTACTTCCACACCGGCCCATGTCCCTGTGCTTATGTCCcacacacaaatatttaaaGTGACAATGTGCCCACTTGTCTTCTCAAGTTTTACTTTGAAGTGTCTGCCTTCGCTGAATAAAGTCCTATGAACCTGAAACCAAATCTGTTTTATTCAAATGCTTTTTTTCGTACTAAAAGAGCATTTTGCAGGATAtattgggttttgttttgttttttccatccacACTCCAGCCCAGCTGGTGGTGCTAGTGCACCAGCAGCTGTTTTACCACCTGTCACTCAATAACAGAAGGTCATTGGAGATGTCTGTCAGAGCGGGCGAGTTACCCAGAGTGTGTTTCACTACTTTTGGATTTAATAAATTCATCGTGGACATGGTGAAtgattgtgtttgtggaggTTGCGCAATTCCCGTCTGTCAGGGCCCCGAGTCCAGGGTGCTATGCTCGGTGCCTGGGTGCGTTTGGTGCAGGTAACCAGACGGGACTTCACTCCGGCGTCTGCTGCGCAATACACGGTTGTGTGTGTCGTTTGGACACAGGAGTATCGTCCCGGCGAAATGatccagttcatcacagggggCTGAAGCCAGAACCAGGTGCGACTGACACCTGGTGCGGCGCCTGCGGTGCACAGCTCCATCCTGACCTCTGTCCACAGAGCACTTTTAAACGCCTGCACGTAAACTCAACCGTCTAAGTCTTGTTTTGTTAATATCGGACAACTACCACTTCAGTCAACACAATGTTTTAAGTTCTGAGAAGCACCGTCAGATGGTTTCGAGGCAGCGCAGAATATGAGACAAGCTCAGTATTTCCTGTTATTGGTAAATGTTATTAAAGGCAACAAAAAAGCGACGTAAGTCTAGTTTTCTTTAGTTTAGTTTTCGATACCATATACACTGTTTCGGTCAGTGACTGAAGGCGCTTCGGGTCTAATTGAGATCGCCGAACCGAAGCATTGTGCGGTTGTACCGCTAGATGGGGCCGCAGAATTACAGAAACGCACTGTAACGTAAGGGACAATATCGGCCTacgtgtggatttatttattcattactAAATAAGTGTAGTACGGATTATTTTTAACTTCCCGTGCTCATACCCGAATCAGACATTTATATAATGTCACCTATGGGTCCGTTAAGCCACTTGTGTATTCTCGCGAGATCTCCAACGGAGCATGTCATGGACCACGTGACGTTAGCTGAATAATCAGCAGCTTCCTTCCGATGGTTGACGGTAAGAAATGGACGCCTCCTTGAATTGTTTACAAAGATTTGCAAGTCTGAATTAATACATGTTTAATACATGGGTCGCTTTAAAGGACCCGTTGCTAAGTAAACTGGATTCAAGGCAACACGTccaaataaagtatttttgctTCAGCTCTGCAGGGTAGCTAATGACGATTCGCCCATTCTCTGTCACAACAGCAAACAGTTTTCTGTGCTGCCTTATTTTGTTACTGTGGGATAAAATTACCACTTGGTCATGCAGCCATGCTGCTAGTAATGCGTGCTATATCCCATTAACACATCTTTGTTGGAACTACCTCTCGTTCTTTTTCTATACTTAGGATAACCTAGCATGTGTCACTGCAGTCACCTCTCATTATTCAGCCCAACATGTTACCATTTTTCGTAGGTTTGTCACTGCGCATACGATAGCACTGTATTACAGCTCAATTTTCCTTAGAGCCTCAATGAAAGCATCAGCATGGACACTATGAAGATAGAGCAAGTCATTGTGGGAAACGATGTGAGCTCAGCCTCAGTGGAGATAAAATCAGAGCCTGTGGTCGTTCCTCTGCAGCCCAGTAAGTTGGAATCACTTGTATCTCATACATGTTATACAATCATTTGTCTGTTAAAGTAGAAACAGACAAGCATATTTCCCCTCCTTTGATGTGGTTACTAAACATCTAGAGCTTCTGTCATTGTGTGCAGGTCAGGATGAGAGTCTACAGTGTTTTCAGTGCTTGATCACCTTCTCTGACTCCAAAGTTAAGGAAAGACACATAAAGAAGTTTCATGAGGACCAATACAAACAACACTTAAAGCAGGTAGAGAAAATAACAAAGCAATTGTTTTAAACCCAGTGGGGTATATTCAGTGATTGGGAACACCTCTTTTTGATGATATTTAGGCTACCTTAGCATGTGTCACTGCAGTCACCTTTCACTATTTAGCCTAATCCGTTAGCATTTGCCATGGATTTTCATTGCACTTACGACAGCACTATATTACAACTTAATTTGCCTTAGTGTCTCAATGAGAGCATCAGCATGGACACAGTGAAAATAGAACCGGTCACTGTTGGAAACGAGGTCAGTTCAACCTCAGTGGAGATAAAACCAGAGCCTGTGGTCATCCCTCTGCAGCCCAGTAAGTTATAATATGTTTTGTTTCCCATTCACCTTATATGATAAGTGGTCTGCTAAAGTAGAAAGAGACAAACAGAaatttccctccttctctgtgGTAACTACACATTGTCTACAGGTCAGGATGAGAGTCTACAGTGTTTTCAGTGCTTGATCACCTTCTCCAACTCCAAAGTTAAAGAAAGACACATAAAGAAATTTCATGGGGACCAATACAAgcaacacctgcagcaggtACACTAAATGATTGCTTAAACAAACTGTAAATTCCAGTGCAAATTTCATTATATCTTAATAAGCTCTAAATAGTCTGTATGTCTTGTTTTctaatttttttaatatatgtttTCTATTGTATAGAAGAATACACTGTTCACTTGCTACAGGTGTGACAAGTGTTTCTTCACTTCTGGGGAGCTCAGTCAGCATCAGGCAACCcacagcagggaggagaagccATTTTGCTGTGGCTATTGCCGCAAAGAATTTTGTACTTTCAGTGAGGTAAGGCGACAAAAGACATCATCTTGTTATTTAGGCTTGGAAATTTTACAATTTTAGTTGCTTCTTAACTTTAATAAATGCTACATGCCTTGCAGCTGAACAAACACAGGAGAGAAGAATGCACAGAGTGTATGGAACGACGGTGTCCTTGTAAGGACTGTGGTGCCTTGTTCCCTAATTCTGAGCGACTACTCAACCATCGTATTGCCATGCATCCAGAGTGCCTGGTAGTGGTCAGAGACATGAATGCCTACCAATGCTCCAAATGTAGTCAGTGTTTCCAGACAGAAGACGAGCTTGTGAACCACCAGGAAGAATCAGCTTGTAATGTTAACCATGATGTTAAACTTCAGGGCAAAAAACGTGGCCATAATTCCAAAATGATGCTCATGTGGAGGTTGTTGCTGACAAGAAAATCAAGAAGAAGCCGAGGATTGGAAAGCCTACAGTGACTCAACTGCAATAGAGGGATGTCCCTCTAGTGAGCACAAATAGAACTGAAGATTCCATGTTCGGAAACTGGTTGTGATTTTGTGTTTCCATCCGTTGAAGCCCTGCGGGCCCACAAGAAAAGATCCACGGGCGTGCTCACAAGACTCACGCATGCACAGAATGTGATCAGAGGTACACCCGACTGGAGCAGCTCAGTGCACATATGGCTAGCATTCACCAGTCAGGATACACCTGCAACACCTGTGGGAAGTGCTTTGCTCAAGAAAGCCTCCTAAAGACTCACCAAAAGACccacaggaaaaaagaggaagtaGCTGAACAAAGATAATATATAAAGACTGTAATGTCATCAATTAATGGGTTTTTAAATATGGTATTCTCTGTAAATAGGTATGTTTAAATGTCAAGTAAAGGTATACAATGCCATAGAAGTGCAGAAGTTGTTTCTGCAatggtttttacattttactttAAGTGCTCATTTGTAATCTTACACTTCTCGATTAGACTGTGCAGATCAGTACAGTCTAATTCAGAAGTGTAATCTTACACTTCTCAACTCTCACATCCTCTACTGATCTGCACAAAATTGATTCATGTCCACTTTAAGAACACGTCAAGGCCATTTCTATTGTCCTGTTGCTTTTGTTGCACTGTACatattttatataaatgttATCCCTATAGCTGAAGCTCTTGTAGAAATATgtgctttttgttatttttggagAACAATAATGGTGAAATTGAAAGAGTACTAAACACCAAATCTGAACTCCAATATGATGGAAGTCTTTTTAGAGACGATGTATTGGTTGTAGTGTAGTGTGTGATTTCATGATGTAGGGTCTTagatttataaaaaataaaaaaaaattctaatctTATGTTGGCTGTAATTTGTAAGGTGATTTGGTCTCCAAAAATAGGCAGAAGTGCTACTGGTTATGAGTTGAAAACTGTTACCATGTTGATACATTTGTGTGGTTATTAAGCGGAAGCTTGATTTTGAGATATTTTAATCATTATCAAGTAGTTGCCAGATGCATTTCATTATGTTAAATTAAGCAGCATTAAAACTAAAATGAACAGCAAAAATTTCAACTACCTTGTGTACATAAAGGACATTAAACAGTTTAATGCTGCAATAAGACTCATTGTTTCTTATAGGTTAAAAGTGTTTACTAATTCAGTTGGAAGAGGAATTGAATTCAGGAACATTCTGGTTCGTCTTGCGATCACCTTTTACATATATATCAATATTGTAATTGGCAAAAAAATTTACACTAGTGTTGGTTAAAATTGCTAATTTTGACAATATCCCATGGATATTTTTACTCCTAAATGATTCGGGCTGTTTTCTTTTGACCCGACTATTACTCTCATTAACATCATCCGTTGCTAATGTGTTGCTAATTGACGCGCGCGACAACCGCCCGTCTCCGCAGACTTCGCCCTGTCGACGTCATCCGACCTGCGCAGTCGAAGTTcgtttcccatgatgcaccagtTCTTCTTTCTATCTCGCGCCTTCGCCACCGCGTAGTCCATCTTGCCTCGTAGAGCTGCTGTCACCTTCCTGTCTGTGCGCCGTCCCTGCTGTTGGAGTAAATAATGGCGGCATCGGGAGGTGCGGTATCATCTCCTGCTAATGTCGCAGGTTTGAACGCGCAAGGGGTCGCGAAGGCTCGTTTCCCCGGGCGACCGTGCACGGCCCGCGGGAGCAAGCTGCGGTCGGAGAAACGTACCAGAATCGGTAGGTCGGGATGGGACGACCCGGAGTTTGTTGCTGGAAGGCCGAGGCCCGTGAACATCGGCCTTGCGTTGAGCGAGGACCCGCTCCTGCTGCGCCTCCTTGGAATGACGGAAAAACACAGCCGACAGGGAGATGTGGGGTTCGACTCCAGCAACAGCGATGAGGGTGATTAAAATTTACAAGTAGTACATTGGTAGCCACACATTATAAAGACGCCAAATGCGGTACTTAAAGTCGGTTCTTTTAAAATTTACGTTTTAAACACATCGCTAGTTTATTTGGCTAAAG from Takifugu rubripes chromosome 12, fTakRub1.2, whole genome shotgun sequence harbors:
- the LOC115251755 gene encoding NADH dehydrogenase [ubiquinone] flavoprotein 1, mitochondrial, with protein sequence MLSLSRAVVAGVTRVPAAVSQAGVSAITRFNSTAQSTPKKTTFGPLADEDRIFTNLYGRHDWRLKGALRRGDWYKTKEILLKGVDWILNEIKVSGLRGRGGAGFPTGMKWSFMNKPSDGRPKYLVVNADEGEPGTCKDREIMRNDPHKLVEGCLVAGRAMGARAAYIYIRGEFYNESSNLQVAINEAYAAGLIGKNACGSGYDFDVFVMRGAGAYICGEETALIESLEGKQGKPRLKPPFPADVGVFGCPTTVANVETVSVAPTICRRGGSWFVGFGRERNSGTKLFNISGHVNHPCTVEEEMSVPLKDLIERHAGGVRGGWDNLLAVIPGGSSTPLIPKNVCEEVLMDFDGLIQAQTGLGTAALIVMDKSTDIIRAIARLIEFYKHESCGQCTPCREGVDWMNKMMWRFVKGDARPTEIDMIWELSKQIEGHTICALGDGAAWPVQGLIRHFRPVMESRISENQQRQQARA
- the LOC115251848 gene encoding zinc finger protein 91-like codes for the protein MDTMKIEQVIVGNDVSSASVEIKSEPVVVPLQPSQDESLQCFQCLITFSDSKVKERHIKKFHEDQYKQHLKQCLNESISMDTVKIEPVTVGNEVSSTSVEIKPEPVVIPLQPSQDESLQCFQCLITFSNSKVKERHIKKFHGDQYKQHLQQKNTLFTCYRCDKCFFTSGELSQHQATHSREEKPFCCGYCRKEFCTFSELNKHRREECTECMERRCPCKDCGALFPNSERLLNHRIAMHPECLVVVRDMNAYQCSKCSQCFQTEDELVNHQEESACNVNHDVKLQGKKRGHNSKMMLMWRLLLTRKSRRSRGLESLQ